The Channa argus isolate prfri chromosome 13, Channa argus male v1.0, whole genome shotgun sequence DNA window CAGACAGGATCATTATTCCTGAACCTGCAAGGCTAATATCACGTATACAGTAATTATTAAAGGTTAACTGGGCCCTTGTCCAACTAAATATTACTGtgttcaaatgttaaaaagcaaTGGTCAGATGTCCTTCTTCTCTCCTTTAACCATTTTGTAAGTTATTTTTCGTTTTATGTAGGTGGGGCACATGTGCACGGACAACTGAAAAAATGAGATAACATGCCAAATGTTATCTTGGGAGCACAGCCGAGCCTTGAACCTGGAACCTTGTTTACAGTAAacattgtgtgtatttatgagATGTAGCTACAAGGTCAAATACTGACGGGTATCTGAATTCTAGTCATATATTAAAGCCCAGGCTTTTGGCTTCATGTCCAGATGTACATACACATTTCCAGCAGTCTTCTGGGGCCTTCGTCTATGGAACTCAATCTCATCTACGGTCCATACAGCTCCCTTCACATTCTCCAAACGAACAAAGCATTTATGGAGGCTGAGGTTGTGTCTGACAGCATTCTAGAAGATACAAATAGCAATTGAATACATCTGAAGCACTGAATTAGCATTTATGtggttacaataaaaataaatgtaaataagagTGAACATTTCCAACACActgttatattatattacattatattacaaTGATTTTTACGATCTGGCAGTCAATACCTTCCAGGTAGCTGCATTACGCCTAAAATATGCAAAGTTTCTTGTGAACCAGTTGTAGATTTCATTTAATGTCAGCTGATTGCGAGGTGATTCGAATATTGcctgaaagagaagaaaagtgtGTATGCTTTACTAGAAACAATAAAAGATGCAGATCTGCTTCATTTACTTTTGGTCATCCAACCCTGACAGGTACAAATGTGGATTTAGATTTTCTcatagcattttaatatcaagtTAAACGTTACCTGTCTAATGAGAGAGGCATATGTAAATGGAGGTCTAACTTCTGTGCTCAAGTAGAACTCCTTATTATCAACAATATCTGTGGAAAGACATTTCAAGCAGTTTTATTCcatttatataaacaattaTGAAACTATGAATCTTAGCAGAAAAATACTTCGATAATAGAATATCAGTTAATTGAGTTATAAGTCATCACCTTGGCTGACAGAGCGGCTGTAGCGTCTCCGTACAGGGGTTCCAGTGAACATGCTATTGGGAGTGAAGACTGAAGGGGATTCAGAGAGTGGTGTCAGGGGTGTAGATGGTGCCGTGGCACTCTGAGACAAGCTCATAGGTGCAGGGCCTTTGGGCAATGTTGCCTGAGAGAAGGATGCATTAGCCACCAGAttcacctggaaaaaaaatgaagcaggAAAACATCAGTCTGACTACAGGCAAAACAATATTTATCTTAATTGAAGGAGACAGTCATGGCACGTACTTACCGGCTGTGCTGCTGGTTTGGGTTCAGAGGACTTGAGATGAGCCATCATAGCTTGCAGCCgttctttgtccttcttcagcTGTGTTAGGTGAGAAGACAGAAATAGAAGTTGAGAGCTGGTGAATTCACAGATTGTGTTCAATGACGAAAAGATAGTCGGTGTGGGAACTACTTCTTTTCTGGCATCCTGAAAAGTGTAATTATCTAAAGACATCACTTCTGTTTATAGGCCTGGTGTGAAAACACACCACTGCAAACATCGCTGTCAAGAgttaataaaaagaagaagaaaaaaaaacacaatttgccTCTcagtagtttttaaaaagatttctaTACCTCACTCTGTTGAGCAATGGCTAAGTaatgtttgtaataataaaCAGCTGTTAATTCATTAAACAGGCGCTGTCaattatatgaaaataaatgatccATACCTGCAATTCCAACTGCTGAACAACCTGCATCTGCACACGACACTGTGCTGTACTCTTGTCATCCAGTGTATGTTCATTGTTCAAATGTCTGCAGgcaaacaaattcaaattcattacAAGGTTTATAGAGCAAACAAAAATCATCTACTGCAATTAATtctcatgcaaaaaaaaaaaaataataagtacaATTCAactaggaaaaataaaaatacccaTTTAAAGCTGTAAATATATTAGTGGTTCATGTGCAAAATACAgattatatgtatatttttcatACATATTTACTTTGTGTGGCATGTGTACCACTGCACATGCCAATAGAAGATTTAGTAAATGTGCAAAGTCTCACACTCACTTGAGAAATGCCTGGAAGTCTCCAAAGACGGTCTCACACCCAGGCCATTTACACATGCCATTGCCATACAAAGGATGGctattctgtgtgttttcatccaGTGAGCCACTGTAACAGATACAACAGTCAACCAACGATGGAGCTCAGCTCAAGCGTGATAAAAACATGTTATGTAGCAACTAAGCTTGGCACAGTACAgtctacatttttaaattgctgtaagttaaataaatgtttagtttgaATTCCTATGATTACACTTCTGAAGcacctttctttccttttcaggAGTGTGTGATGACTGTTGGCGGTAGAATGTTGACTGGAAGACTCTCTGGTGTCTCCACCAGTGGACAAGATGCTACCATTCTCACAacctgaaatgttaaaatataaatatacagctTTTACTCAAAATAGTAACACAAATAGAAAGAGGACAAGAGGCCAGAGCAATGCCGTTACAACTGTAAGATGGCTCACCTGGAGCCGCAGAGGGGCTGGTGGGAAGAACAGACAGCAGGCCTTGCCTCTGCAGGTTGagaagatgctgctgctgcatctgaaggagctgctgctggatgGCAATCTGCTGAGCTGTCAGCTGTGACAGAAGGTGAGCCAGTTTTTACCCATATCCCAAACCAAAAGATGCTCAATTAACAGAAATCCAtatcagaataaaataaatgctataGATTACACAGAATGCCTAAGACTACCACAGGTACTAATGGTGCAACTATACCAGGTGCTGCCAACCACCCAGCTTAAAGATAATGAATTCACTTACTGTTGTTAAAACAAACCCTCCATTTGAGCTGTGACACAAGTtctgatgctttttatttttatcataataTTATGAGTTCATAAAACAATGTGGACAGAAAAACTATCACCTTTACTCCATTTGCTTGTACAGCAGACTTTATAGAAGAAATGCCTTTCTGTTTTACCTAAATGGACAAAAACTACATCGCTGTCATTTCACACTGCTGCCCTGTGCAATCAGCCAAGTCCCAACTTGCATTATGATTTCCCGTTAA harbors:
- the LOC137139960 gene encoding forkhead box protein P1-B-like isoform X2, whose translation is MHESGSEPTSHAIPASKTENGSHTENESRLSSSQTPPEAPRVPATLSMMTPPAEAPQQLQQTPQQQVLSPHQLQALLQQQKALMLHQQIQEVFKNQQDQLNIQLLQQKNAGIVSQELTAQQIAIQQQLLQMQQQHLLNLQRQGLLSVLPTSPSAAPGCENGSILSTGGDTRESSSQHSTANSHHTLLKRKESGSLDENTQNSHPLYGNGMCKWPGCETVFGDFQAFLKHLNNEHTLDDKSTAQCRVQMQVVQQLELQLKKDKERLQAMMAHLKSSEPKPAAQPVNLVANASFSQATLPKGPAPMSLSQSATAPSTPLTPLSESPSVFTPNSMFTGTPVRRRYSRSVSQDIVDNKEFYLSTEVRPPFTYASLIRQAIFESPRNQLTLNEIYNWFTRNFAYFRRNAATWKNAVRHNLSLHKCFVRLENVKGAVWTVDEIEFHRRRPQKTAGNVSLLKNSQNQSLAGSAHQRVGLDGNSSLHNPASLGSIPLHSLPHVLQEQMNGALANGSGYQSDSSATQSPPQAFIKEEQEDEEICENYPYESPESTDEHGHSPEMNQDEDHGSPQRPSLHLDRVPSL
- the LOC137139960 gene encoding forkhead box protein P1-B-like isoform X1, which codes for MHESGSEPTSHAIPASKTENGSHTENESRLSSSQTPPEAPRVPATLSMMTPPAEAPQQLQQTPQQQVLSPHQLQALLQQQKALMLHQQQIQEVFKNQQDQLNIQLLQQKNAGIVSQELTAQQIAIQQQLLQMQQQHLLNLQRQGLLSVLPTSPSAAPGCENGSILSTGGDTRESSSQHSTANSHHTLLKRKESGSLDENTQNSHPLYGNGMCKWPGCETVFGDFQAFLKHLNNEHTLDDKSTAQCRVQMQVVQQLELQLKKDKERLQAMMAHLKSSEPKPAAQPVNLVANASFSQATLPKGPAPMSLSQSATAPSTPLTPLSESPSVFTPNSMFTGTPVRRRYSRSVSQDIVDNKEFYLSTEVRPPFTYASLIRQAIFESPRNQLTLNEIYNWFTRNFAYFRRNAATWKNAVRHNLSLHKCFVRLENVKGAVWTVDEIEFHRRRPQKTAGNVSLLKNSQNQSLAGSAHQRVGLDGNSSLHNPASLGSIPLHSLPHVLQEQMNGALANGSGYQSDSSATQSPPQAFIKEEQEDEEICENYPYESPESTDEHGHSPEMNQDEDHGSPQRPSLHLDRVPSL
- the LOC137139960 gene encoding forkhead box protein P1-B-like isoform X3, translating into MMTPPAEAPQQLQQTPQQQVLSPHQLQALLQQQKALMLHQQQIQEVFKNQQDQLNIQLLQQKNAGIVSQELTAQQIAIQQQLLQMQQQHLLNLQRQGLLSVLPTSPSAAPGCENGSILSTGGDTRESSSQHSTANSHHTLLKRKESGSLDENTQNSHPLYGNGMCKWPGCETVFGDFQAFLKHLNNEHTLDDKSTAQCRVQMQVVQQLELQLKKDKERLQAMMAHLKSSEPKPAAQPVNLVANASFSQATLPKGPAPMSLSQSATAPSTPLTPLSESPSVFTPNSMFTGTPVRRRYSRSVSQDIVDNKEFYLSTEVRPPFTYASLIRQAIFESPRNQLTLNEIYNWFTRNFAYFRRNAATWKNAVRHNLSLHKCFVRLENVKGAVWTVDEIEFHRRRPQKTAGNVSLLKNSQNQSLAGSAHQRVGLDGNSSLHNPASLGSIPLHSLPHVLQEQMNGALANGSGYQSDSSATQSPPQAFIKEEQEDEEICENYPYESPESTDEHGHSPEMNQDEDHGSPQRPSLHLDRVPSL